In one Streptomyces marincola genomic region, the following are encoded:
- a CDS encoding GTP-binding protein — MDFAHSSRGIYLRNPDQQLVKVIVSGPFGVGKTTIIRTLSEIPPLRTEEVMTATGSLVDHLHGVRDKTTTTVGLDYGRISLGDDLALCLFGTPGQKRFHALWEDLTRGALGALVLADTRRIGDSFEVMGMIEEQGIEYAVALNDFPDSPHYPEEDLRQALDLAPDTPLVTCDARDRGTSLNALLALAEHVLKLPALEQS; from the coding sequence GTGGACTTCGCGCACTCCAGTAGGGGCATCTACCTGCGCAACCCGGACCAGCAACTGGTCAAGGTGATCGTCAGTGGCCCGTTCGGCGTCGGCAAGACCACCATCATCCGCACCCTGTCGGAGATCCCGCCGCTGCGGACGGAGGAGGTGATGACCGCCACCGGCTCGCTTGTCGACCACCTGCACGGGGTCAGGGACAAGACCACCACGACCGTCGGCCTCGACTACGGCCGCATCTCCCTGGGCGACGACCTGGCGCTGTGCCTGTTCGGCACCCCGGGGCAGAAGCGGTTCCACGCCCTGTGGGAGGACCTGACGCGCGGCGCGCTCGGCGCGCTGGTCCTCGCGGACACCCGGCGGATAGGAGATTCCTTCGAGGTGATGGGCATGATCGAGGAGCAGGGCATCGAGTACGCGGTGGCGCTCAACGACTTCCCCGACTCGCCCCACTACCCCGAGGAGGACCTGCGGCAGGCGCTCGACCTGGCCCCGGACACCCCGCTCGTCACCTGCGACGCCCGCGACCGCGGCACGTCGCTGAACGCGCTGCTCGCGCTCGCCGAGCACGTGCTGAAACTCCCCGCCCTGGAGCAGTCGTGA
- a CDS encoding DUF742 domain-containing protein has translation MNRRLIPPYVWTGGRTRPSRNVLDRLTVLRCAIEEIPGDVTPAGQRVMEILQQGALPLAEVAAHLSLPVSFVKVLASDLFDQGLLIVRAPLALTTGEQPDKHILERVIRGLRALQ, from the coding sequence ATGAACCGGCGGCTGATTCCGCCCTACGTCTGGACTGGCGGCAGAACGCGCCCCAGCCGGAACGTCCTCGACCGGCTCACCGTGCTGCGGTGCGCCATCGAGGAGATCCCGGGCGACGTGACGCCCGCCGGACAGCGGGTGATGGAGATCCTCCAGCAGGGCGCGCTGCCGCTCGCCGAAGTGGCCGCCCATCTGTCCCTGCCCGTCAGCTTCGTCAAGGTCCTCGCCAGCGACCTCTTCGACCAGGGGCTCCTCATCGTGCGGGCGCCCCTCGCGCTCACGACGGGCGAACAGCCCGACAAGCACATCCTCGAAAGGGTGATCCGTGGACTTCGCGCACTCCAGTAG
- a CDS encoding roadblock/LC7 domain-containing protein yields the protein MNARVPATKQKVDLSFVLTPILQVPDVQHAMVITADGFYEAHSGLDTETAEKLSAVLASLLASGRGTSQTYYGGETVLRQVMVETYDGYVFVIPAAEGTYLAVFTGPGVAMDNVSYEMQKQVQTLGKAMVSPPRGDVGRAPSGDDGRSA from the coding sequence ATGAACGCCCGAGTCCCCGCCACGAAGCAGAAAGTCGACCTCTCGTTCGTGCTGACGCCGATCCTCCAGGTTCCCGACGTCCAGCACGCCATGGTCATCACCGCGGACGGCTTCTACGAGGCGCACTCCGGCCTCGACACCGAGACGGCGGAGAAGCTGTCCGCCGTGCTGGCCTCCCTGCTCGCCTCGGGGCGCGGCACCAGCCAGACCTACTACGGCGGGGAGACGGTGCTGCGGCAGGTCATGGTCGAGACCTACGACGGGTATGTCTTCGTCATCCCCGCCGCCGAGGGCACGTACCTGGCCGTGTTCACCGGCCCCGGGGTCGCGATGGACAACGTCTCCTACGAAATGCAGAAGCAGGTCCAGACCCTGGGGAAGGCCATGGTCAGCCCGCCCCGGGGCGACGTCGGCCGCGCACCGTCGGGCGACGACGGCCGGTCGGCCTGA
- a CDS encoding histidine kinase → MEIPAALAVCLVVGAVPAGSFAAMWLRLQRRHRRLDVEMRRRSADAEAEVAALRDRLTEAARRERLFAEEAEHLVGHRLPAMAKALRHAHVRVPGARHPELLDAPGGKALESVLAGVSSAVLGERRRVDGAAQAAMRGATTKLQTMCYQLQTTVDDMLHKYDDPDLAEQLAGLDYLNEQVLRRLQVTRVVCGAGAGLVRTSSPLRALVMGASSRIPSYERVQILDHLPEPVAVADRAAEPVAIVIAELMANAVHHSHGSLPVEVSLHQAHNGAVVVINDAGIGMNADEFGRARRLLSGREEIHLAELGDPPRSGFAAIGEMCRQYGIAVSVEPSHYAGVKAVVFIPSELITPVTEDLPIPAPVSRPAPTAVPPTVAPHAPAADPAAAAGVPAPSAAAAPAPPAPARPGPAAPAAPAKAAGDAPPALPQRRNRRAHPAPAATGATASATGAVAVGGVAGRAFRDPEEAAARMGALQRGTARGRAEAPGPVPEHDTERDSR, encoded by the coding sequence ATGGAAATACCGGCGGCGTTGGCCGTCTGTCTGGTGGTCGGCGCTGTGCCGGCCGGGTCGTTCGCCGCCATGTGGTTGCGGCTGCAACGACGCCACCGACGGCTGGACGTGGAGATGCGGCGCCGCAGTGCGGACGCCGAAGCCGAGGTCGCCGCCCTGCGCGACCGGCTGACCGAAGCCGCGCGCCGGGAACGGCTGTTCGCCGAGGAGGCCGAGCACCTGGTCGGGCACCGGCTGCCCGCCATGGCCAAGGCGCTGCGGCACGCGCACGTGCGGGTGCCGGGCGCCCGCCATCCCGAGTTGCTCGACGCCCCGGGCGGCAAGGCACTTGAGTCCGTGCTCGCCGGGGTGTCTTCGGCCGTTCTGGGGGAGCGCCGCCGGGTGGACGGCGCGGCGCAGGCCGCGATGCGCGGCGCGACGACCAAACTCCAGACCATGTGCTACCAGCTCCAGACGACCGTCGACGACATGCTGCACAAGTACGACGATCCCGACCTGGCCGAGCAACTGGCGGGGCTCGACTACCTGAACGAGCAGGTCCTGCGCCGCCTCCAGGTCACGCGCGTGGTGTGCGGGGCGGGTGCGGGACTCGTGCGCACGAGTTCGCCGCTGCGCGCGCTGGTGATGGGCGCGAGCTCCCGCATCCCCAGCTACGAGCGCGTCCAGATCCTCGACCACCTGCCCGAGCCGGTGGCGGTCGCGGACCGCGCCGCCGAGCCGGTGGCGATCGTCATCGCCGAACTCATGGCCAACGCCGTGCACCACTCGCACGGTTCGCTGCCGGTCGAGGTGTCGCTGCACCAGGCGCACAACGGTGCCGTCGTGGTCATCAACGACGCCGGGATCGGCATGAACGCCGACGAGTTCGGCCGGGCCAGGCGCCTGCTCTCGGGCCGGGAGGAGATCCACCTCGCGGAGCTCGGGGACCCGCCGCGCTCCGGCTTCGCGGCGATCGGCGAGATGTGCCGGCAGTACGGCATCGCCGTCTCGGTCGAACCCTCGCACTACGCCGGGGTCAAGGCCGTGGTGTTCATCCCGAGCGAGCTGATCACGCCGGTGACCGAGGACCTGCCGATCCCCGCCCCCGTGTCGCGCCCCGCGCCCACGGCGGTCCCGCCCACCGTGGCGCCCCACGCGCCGGCGGCCGACCCCGCCGCCGCGGCCGGCGTTCCGGCGCCCTCCGCCGCCGCGGCCCCGGCGCCTCCCGCCCCGGCACGTCCCGGCCCCGCGGCCCCGGCGGCTCCCGCCAAGGCGGCCGGCGACGCGCCGCCCGCCCTCCCGCAGCGCCGCAACCGCCGCGCGCACCCCGCGCCCGCGGCCACCGGCGCCACCGCGTCCGCCACCGGGGCCGTCGCGGTGGGCGGGGTCGCGGGCCGCGCGTTCCGCGACCCGGAGGAGGCCGCCGCGCGGATGGGCGCACTTCAGCGGGGCACCGCGCGGGGACGGGCCGAGGCGCCAGGACCCGTGCCCGAGCACGACACCGAAAGGGATAGCCGATGA
- a CDS encoding ABC transporter ATP-binding protein, translating into MFTPLVTDQPPAAWRVLLDYVRPHRKALAAGAVLSLATGAAGLSLPLVAQDLIADLSADRSISGALLLMSLLVIANAGIGALGSYVLQRTAESVVLTARRSLTATLLRLRISAVDTVEPGDLLARATSDTTLLRAMTTNSLIGFGTGGLTLVATLVMMGLVDTVLLAVTVGVIGLAALVIGGIVPAINRASKRAQESVGRMGAALERALGALRTVKASGAEERERDAVHAAAEDSWRQSVRAAKWQALAGNTAGLSTQVAFITVLAVGGARVATGAIDVGALVAFLLYVFYLMSPIQQLVSAVAQYQVGAAAISRIQEVHAMPGEPERAPAPLPAPGARPAAVAFDDVRFRYTSELPYIHHGVTFSVPPRGMTAFVGPSGAGKTTVFSLIERFYDPTAGRVLLDGRDIADWDVAELRAAIGYVEQDAPVLSGTLGENLLFGAPDAGPDAVAAALRTTRLEELVARLPDGLDTLVGHRGTKLSGGERQRVAIARALLRRPRLLLLDEATSQLDAVNEAALRDTVTAVARETTVLVVAHRLSTVTSADRIVVMDAGRVLAVGTHAELLDGSPLYAELAATQFLTAVE; encoded by the coding sequence GTGTTCACCCCCCTTGTCACGGATCAGCCCCCCGCCGCCTGGCGTGTCCTGCTGGACTATGTCAGGCCGCACCGCAAGGCGCTCGCGGCCGGCGCCGTGCTCTCGCTCGCCACCGGCGCCGCCGGGCTGTCGCTGCCGCTCGTCGCCCAGGACCTGATCGCGGACCTGTCCGCCGACCGCTCCATCTCGGGCGCCCTGCTCCTGATGAGCCTGCTCGTCATCGCCAACGCCGGGATCGGCGCCCTCGGCTCCTACGTCCTCCAGCGCACGGCCGAGTCCGTGGTGCTCACCGCCCGCCGCTCCCTCACCGCCACGCTGCTGCGCCTGCGCATCTCCGCGGTGGACACCGTGGAGCCGGGCGACCTGCTGGCGCGCGCCACCTCGGACACCACCCTGCTGCGCGCCATGACCACCAACTCGCTGATCGGCTTCGGCACCGGCGGCCTGACCCTCGTGGCCACCCTGGTGATGATGGGCCTGGTGGACACGGTGCTGCTCGCGGTGACCGTCGGCGTCATCGGGCTGGCCGCACTCGTCATCGGCGGCATCGTGCCCGCGATCAACCGGGCCAGCAAGCGCGCACAGGAGTCCGTCGGCCGGATGGGAGCCGCCCTGGAGCGCGCGCTCGGCGCTTTGCGCACCGTGAAAGCCTCGGGCGCCGAGGAACGGGAACGCGACGCGGTGCACGCCGCCGCGGAGGACTCCTGGCGCCAGAGCGTCCGCGCCGCCAAGTGGCAGGCCCTCGCGGGGAACACCGCGGGCCTGTCCACCCAGGTCGCGTTCATCACCGTGCTCGCGGTCGGCGGCGCCCGCGTGGCCACCGGCGCCATCGACGTCGGCGCTCTCGTCGCCTTCCTGCTGTACGTCTTCTACCTGATGTCGCCCATCCAGCAACTCGTCAGCGCCGTCGCGCAGTACCAGGTGGGCGCCGCCGCGATCAGCCGCATCCAGGAGGTGCACGCCATGCCGGGCGAGCCGGAACGGGCGCCCGCGCCCCTTCCCGCGCCGGGCGCACGCCCCGCGGCGGTCGCGTTCGATGACGTGCGCTTCCGCTACACCTCCGAACTCCCCTACATCCACCACGGCGTGACGTTCAGCGTCCCGCCGCGCGGCATGACCGCGTTCGTCGGCCCCTCGGGCGCCGGGAAGACCACGGTGTTCTCCCTCATCGAGCGCTTCTACGACCCGACTGCGGGCCGCGTGCTGCTCGACGGCCGCGACATCGCCGACTGGGACGTCGCGGAACTGCGCGCCGCCATCGGCTACGTCGAGCAGGACGCGCCGGTGCTCTCCGGCACGCTGGGCGAGAACCTGCTGTTCGGCGCGCCGGACGCGGGCCCCGACGCGGTCGCGGCGGCGCTGCGCACCACGCGCCTCGAAGAGCTGGTGGCCCGGCTGCCCGACGGCCTCGACACCCTGGTAGGCCACCGCGGCACCAAGCTGTCCGGCGGCGAACGGCAGCGCGTGGCCATCGCCCGCGCGCTCCTGCGGCGCCCACGGCTCCTGCTGCTCGACGAGGCGACCTCGCAGCTCGACGCGGTCAACGAGGCGGCGCTGCGCGACACGGTGACCGCCGTCGCGCGCGAGACCACGGTGCTGGTGGTGGCGCACCGGCTGTCCACCGTGACGTCGGCCGACCGCATCGTGGTGATGGACGCGGGCCGGGTGCTCGCCGTCGGCACGCACGCGGAACTCCTCGACGGCAGCCCGCTGTACGCGGAACTGGCCGCCACCCAGTTCCTCACGGCCGTCGAATAA
- a CDS encoding heavy metal-responsive transcriptional regulator, translated as MRIGSLAHSAGVTTKTVRFYEQAGLLPEPPRTPSGYRDYPPESADRLMFIRGAQVAGLTLAEIRHILAVRDSDRAPSGPDADLVAGLLRQVESRLAELAHARDTLRALAAPPPGRPARAGDAARPDAAGDRPDRPGPTGA; from the coding sequence ATGCGCATTGGATCGCTCGCCCACTCGGCCGGGGTGACCACGAAGACGGTCAGGTTCTACGAGCAGGCCGGGCTGCTGCCGGAACCGCCGCGCACGCCTTCCGGCTACCGCGACTACCCGCCGGAGAGCGCCGACCGGCTGATGTTCATACGCGGCGCGCAGGTCGCCGGCCTGACGCTCGCCGAGATCAGGCACATCCTCGCGGTGCGGGACAGCGACCGGGCGCCCAGCGGGCCTGACGCCGACCTCGTCGCCGGTCTGCTGCGCCAGGTCGAGTCCAGGCTCGCGGAGCTGGCCCACGCCCGCGACACGCTGCGCGCCCTCGCGGCCCCGCCGCCCGGACGCCCCGCGCGGGCGGGGGACGCGGCACGGCCCGACGCAGCCGGCGACCGCCCCGATCGTCCCGGACCCACCGGCGCGTAG
- a CDS encoding GNAT family N-acetyltransferase: MSLATPALRTPRLRLRPFAETDTDTLFALHSRAHVMRYWDSPPWSERARAERFIATCRKVADEGTGARVVIERASDGAFVGWCGLTSWNPVHRSASLGYCLDDAMWGRGYATEAAHALLRWAFDTLDLNRVQAEADTRNAASARVLEKVGFVREGTLREDCVVNGEVSDSWVFGLLRREWRPSAVPAPAR, translated from the coding sequence ATGTCCTTGGCCACTCCCGCACTGCGCACCCCCCGCCTGCGACTGCGCCCCTTCGCCGAGACCGACACGGACACGCTCTTCGCGCTGCACAGCCGCGCCCATGTGATGCGCTACTGGGACTCACCGCCGTGGAGCGAACGGGCCCGCGCCGAGCGCTTCATCGCGACGTGCCGGAAGGTGGCGGACGAGGGCACCGGAGCCCGGGTGGTCATCGAACGCGCCTCCGACGGTGCCTTCGTCGGCTGGTGCGGTCTGACCTCATGGAATCCGGTCCACCGCAGCGCGTCGTTGGGCTACTGCCTCGACGATGCCATGTGGGGCCGCGGCTACGCGACGGAAGCCGCGCACGCCCTGCTGCGGTGGGCGTTCGACACCCTGGACCTGAACCGGGTCCAGGCCGAGGCCGATACGCGCAACGCGGCGTCCGCCCGGGTCCTGGAGAAGGTCGGATTCGTGCGGGAGGGGACGTTGCGCGAGGACTGCGTCGTGAACGGCGAGGTGTCCGACTCGTGGGTGTTCGGGTTGCTCAGGCGGGAGTGGCGGCCGTCGGCCGTGCCGGCCCCGGCCCGCTGA